DNA sequence from the Perca fluviatilis chromosome 4, GENO_Pfluv_1.0, whole genome shotgun sequence genome:
TCATACTCTGCTGAACAGCTATCTCAAGTTTTTGCATTCCAGTCATCCTTTGATAAGCAACAGGTGTTTGATAAAACCCGTTACCAAGAGACCAAACTCCGCTGCCTTGAACAACGATTGGCTCGTAGCCTTGACTCCCCTCTTTATAAATAACACTGTAGTGCAGAAAAGCACAGTGAGGAGTCTTCTTCTAGTAAGATTTTAGACGTATGGCGGACTGGACTTGACTTTATCTGTCTGTTTATCTGGATAGGGTTACACCTTTTTTTTACCACTTGTTATGGCCCTATGGAAACTAGCAAAGACagggctaaaatataaaactctaaaactaaaatgaacacattttatGATAAATcatacaaaaaaatgtcatgtgATTTTTATGATTTAACGTTGTttttgagttgttgtttttttaaatgtataaaacaATGGGTGTAACAGCATGCTCAAGGACTCTGCAAACAGATTGTCCACTGTAgtaattaaataaacaaaaccacATCTCGCAAAGGGTGTTACCTGTAACATTTCGTTTTTCTCGACAATAACACACTTCCCCAGTTTGCAGCTAGTGGAACTGGATTAGCACTGTGTCTTTATTGCCATGTCAGTTCCCATTTTTGGCCCATATACAGTTAAATTTTGTTGCCTAAAGCATTCCAGCAGAATTAACAGGCAGAACATAATGTAACGTGCAAAATAGAGTTTGTGGAAGCTACCAGTTTCCTCACTCAatgtctcattttttttttattgtaaccaCAGTGGCACAATATGGCAATAACTTCTTGATGTAGAGATGCTGTAAAAGGCAAATAAACAGTGCCTACTACCGTTTTGATTGTGAGCAAGACTATATTTGATTGAAGAAATTTAATCATACTAAGCCAGTCATACTGCCAAATACAAAGGTCCTTACCACATTTGTGTCTGTTTCTATGGTGTGCTCCACAACATATGTGTGGTCAGCCACGGAGCCTCTGTCCCAGCTGCAGTCCAACCGGATCAGAGCACGACAGCGGTAGTGACACGTGAATCTACAATCTGAAAGTGCAGAAAGTCAGTTTAGACAAGGAGTTTAGACAAACACCGCCAAACGCATAATCTACATATGACACTGTCAAATGTGTGATGTGATATTGTAGTTATTGTATGAGCGCAATTCTCACTGGCTGAGGTCCTCCTCTGGCCATTACTGGTCACTGCAGTTAACTCTTAGTTGGCTTCCCcctgcatttttgttgacattgttGAAAATGTATGTTTATTATTGAGGTCATAGTTGAAGGTGGTGTTGCAACATTATATTGAGAAGTGTTCTCCACTCCACTGAATATAATGTAGCTCAGTATAACACCACCTTTATATACTATgaccttaataataataataataataataataataataatgtctaATTTAAATTACACATTTCTGACATTGTCACCCAGAACTGATTATTATAGACATcacacaagtagactttatggTATAACAGTATTGGATCACATTAGATTGTACAGGTATACCTAATTAAGTAGCTGAGTGTATATAATGTTAATACATAGCAAACACTTGTCTTAAGATACAGAATTAACAACACTGCATCTGTTGAGTGCAGCTGTGAAATAAAACAGAACAGAACTAAGATACACAATGACAAACTATCAGGTGTCATATGGGAAATTATAGGTAATATTTTACaggtatataaatatatccacCATCAGTGTaacttctgtgtttgtgtcagtgttTTATTGTGATTTGATTGTGGTTTTATATTCATATTACTGCTAAGAAGTGTTTTATTTCTGCACACTAAATTACTTTCACAAACCGCAGCTACATTTCAGTGGGTTTCAGTTGATGAAAAGGAAGTTCAAGACTATTGTAACTCAAAGATGAGTCTTGAGCAAGAAGAGCATTGAGGTCTGTAGCCGACGCAGCCTAGATAATAACCACACCACCAAAATCACTTAAACAATTAATAACATGGAGAACATTTATGGCATGGCGAACCAAGCAGACAAAGTTATTATTTCTATGTGGTAAAAGGCTGAGTAAAGTCTTTCTCTGTTTAACCAAAGTTCCTCCTACTCTCAGTCTTGCTCTCATTTCTGATCATGCAGAGgcaatcacacatgcacacacccagGCGCACAAACAGCCTACTCACTGGCACACCGCAGGCTCTGCTTATACAGGCCCCAGATGAAGTCTCCACACAGGTCACACCACGTGGGCTGAGCGTGGCTGCAGGGCTGGAAGTTGTGTCCCTCTCCCTTCTCCTCAGTCAGCTGGGGGTCCTGAGTGCTGCTCAGGACTCTGATGATGCCCACCCGGCTCAGCAGGTCTGGGACCTTCCCCGGGCTGATCCTCAGGGCATTGGCTCTCTCCAGGCGTGGAGGTGAGCAGGGCGAATGTGTGCCGTGCGTCAGCTCTATCTGCTCTCGGTCTGGCCTCAGGTCACGGAGCTCGATGAACTCCCCCCAAGACATTGTGTCACTCAGAGCCTGGCTTCCTCCATTATCACTGACAGgcagaacaaaaaacacaataacacactgGTACCTGCCATGTGAAATGTGATCTATCTCATTTCGCTTTGTGAGTTAGTCACAGAAACCAGCCGTGTTCAACCTGTTCTTTTGAAAAGGTTTACATTTGACGCTGCAGATTCTGAATGTTGGACCTGCTCTATCTGGGAacaaaatttgtttttaaaaatcaaaaaggCGATTCAATCGTAGACTCCTTTATTATATGGGGGGAAAAACTATTACAACTACATGTAGTGGTGGCAGTGAAGTATCCAGATCCTGTACTTAATGTAGCAataccacaaaataaaaaataaataaaatgcaggtTGTTTTTTCAGTCATTATGAAAAAACAACCTGCATTAAAAAGTTACTATAGTCATTGTACAGATGTtttagataagataagatagactttattgatcccacactGGTGAAATTCCcttgttattttattatcagctaaatgtaggctactaagtactcattatgcagtaGAATAGTCCCTCTATATATTGTATTATTGGATCATTATTACTGATGCTTTACCATGTCAACAGCATTATTtcactctgaaatgtagtaCAAGTACAATTTAGCATAACAtggaaatacaacaaactgtacTGAGGTACGGTGCAAGAGTACATTTACTGCATTGGTTATATAACTAGTATTATACATGTTATACATGGTCATTTTCATATACAGTAGATTGcagacattttatttacatactATTTtcttgtatataaatatatggtgGTTTAGAAACCCATTTTGTATATGGCATGTTGGTTTGTCATACAGAACATATAAGTAAACAGTTGTATAATATTTGATAGACAAAAGCCTATATGTAAAACACATTAGTCTACTGTAATGTGTTAATAATGTataactactactactgtaggctacttttttctttttaaacatgaGTAGCTATAATTCCTGTAAATAAAACGCATTTACGAGGGCTCTAAGGATGGAAACTCGTGTTTAGTCCCAAACAACAGGCTTAACAAAACTAATCAGTGATCACTTCTGAAActtcaaagtaaaataaagtcTTCAGTATCTTCAGTCTAACTTACCAAAACAACCGGAGAAAACAGCCCCGTGGCAGCCGCTTTGTCTCTAAACGTGTTCCATCCGAGGAGAAAAACTTTCCGCAGAAAATTTCTGATGGTTTCCAAGTAACGGAGGTGTGCAGCAGCCGCGGCTACATCTCTGGAAATAATCGATCATCGCCGGCTGGTTCTAGCTAGCGACGGAGCGCCTACTTTTTGGGGGTATAACATCGGTGTAAACGCGGTATCTGAGCGCTTGTGGAGACACTAACCATCTTTTGATTCAGTCAGACTGTGTTGTAGGAGGAAGCAGCTTGTCATTAAAACCGAGAGTAAGATGAGGCTGAGCTGTACAGACATCCGGAATGTTTTCACATAGGGGGTGCTTCTGAGTCCGGAGCACAGCTGAGTGGGCGTGAAAAGTCCCCCACCCCTCCAACCACTGTCTAAAACTGTGATCAATCTGGGTTTCATTTACcaaaattattataaattacaAAGTTATGTATTTACTGACAGTCAACAATCCAACATTCAGAAAGGGtaaagtctaaacataactagcAGGAGTATTAACCAAGAACATGAGCCTATACCTGCATGCCCTTTTCTTAATAGCAATGAGACAAGAAGACAAGGTTGAAAGTTGATGAAGCATTGTATTTGCTGCTGGTGTGACAAAGTTAAATGCACCTTAAATGCACTGTGTTAATTAACACAATTACAATAGTATAAAATCTCCTGACAGAGAGGGAAGCTCTTTCGTTAAATAGACTTTAATTAATTTAACTAGAATTTAATGATTGGTTAAAACAGTATGCCATAAGTTTATCATAAAGAAACATAACAgtactaaaaacaaaaaaggtacaACTGAATTCTGTAACTGGGCTTACACTTTTCCCACATTAAAAGACAGATATAAAATGTATAGGAATGCAAATTTGCATCATCCATATATGCACATCTGTTCTCCTGCCATCTTGCAACTCAAGATTCTTATCTCCCATCCGCCACCAGTCCTTTCaatagtctctctctgttagcTGTTGGTGTGCAGGTCCCTCTGGATCTTCTCTGTGGCCTCAGCCATAAGCTGGCAGGCTCTCTTGTGTTTAGACCAGTGCTTCACCTGACATTCTCTGTGGAAAAACAATAAGATGAACAAGACTTTATATCAGCCACGTCCTCCTGCTCCTGGGTGATTCAAGCCATGTGGGAAATGTTATCCCTCAAGCATTGTTTTGGTTCTGTGACTGTATCTCAACCCAGTTGGAAGTGCCTGGAATACCTCCACAAGCAGGTAGAGCTGTAATTGGGTCTTAAAAgtaaggcccgagcccgacaagtacattttgattgacagctttttaaaagcctgaaCCCGTTAACAGctcgacattattcaaatgtgcgcacaaacacagctcttttgccttttgttgagaatgagtcatttaacataatttattcatgactaacgtaggctaggccacttggaagttggaacaaagaaataaaacgaGTCCTccccgtcgggtcccgtcgagttcgggcaaagatcttcagctctacaaGGAGGCATCCTAGTCAGATCCCCAAACCAACTCAACTGGCTTCTTTCAACCGGAGGGAGCAGTGGTTCAACTCTGAGCTCTATCCAGATGTCGGCACAGGAAATTTAATTCGGCAGCTTATACTGTATCCACAATATAATTTTTTCAGTCATTACCCAAAGCTCATGATCACAGGTGAGGGTTGGAAAGTGCATCAAGCTTTGCTCAGCTCCCTCTTCACCACGACAGTCCGGAACAGCGTCCACATTACTTACTTATATCTATGTATGTCTTACCTGTGACAATACCATTCTCCCTGACATCGAGAGCATCTCTTTGTAGCCTCTTTCCCACAGGATCCACACTTTGGCTTCTCAGGGAGTAAACTCTCCATCACATCCAAATTGTACATCTTAGCCAACCTGGTAAAACAATCTCAATAATAATCACAGAGGAATTGGATGAAGGAGATTTATCTGTGTCTTAGACTTGTGTTTTCAGTATTACCTCTGTGCCTGCAGCCTCAGGTCACTTTCAGATGGGCTGAAAGTTTCTTTGACTTGATACTTTGCTATTGCCTTCCACCTCCCAGAATTCTCTCTCACAATGTGGTTCCACATTTCTGGGATCTATACATAAAGCAAAGCTGAGAGTAAATGCACAGGGGACATAGTTAGGCATAGAtatatttgtgcatgtgtgagaatTTTAGGACAGGTACACACCTGTTCTAAAATAAGTTCCTTTTTTGGAGGGGCAGGGTCTGTAACGGCCAGATGAGCCAGGTAACGCTGAAGCTCCACCAGGTTTGGCAGCTGATCAATCAACACCTCTGTCAAGAAACCCCGGATCTGTGGCACATGAACGATAAGCCCACAAATAatacagcagcaacaaaaacaacttcTTTAGAATGTTCTACAGTGAGTTAGGCAGAATGcataagtaagaaaaaaaaaagtgattacagGAGGATGCACACGGCTCTCTGGTTATATCATTAATGCAACAGGAAGAGGATGAGAAAGCATATAATAGGAGGAAACATCTTAGTCAAAACAACCCTTGGAAACTGAATCTGTGTTTTAACGAGCGAGGACGTCAGATATGATGTTGGAGGACAATGATCTGGCACTCATGCACTTCTTAAGCTTCAGTTTACAGCTAATGTACAGTAGCTCCTTGGATTTAGGAGGAGTTAATTGATACAGTTCAAAGTCATTGATTAACTAAAATAACGCAAGCAGCACAGCACAAGTAGCATGGTCCTACCagacagagagtctggccactctccatagGCCTATGTCACGCAACAATTGAAGACCGGAAGAAGGTCTCTGAGTGGGGATACGGCTCTTCCGGTTAACTTTTTACAATGGTGGAGCCTGATAGATACTGCTGGACCAAGTCTCTCCGCAACCTGCCTGAAATCACCTACGACGATGTGGTTGGGACTGTAAATGAACACTCTCaaagtaaaaaacattttgaaaacggcaaaaaaggcaaaaggtACAAGACCATGTACAGAAACCATCAGGGACTTCAATGGTAGAAGCTTGCTCTAGCTGTTCGCGGTTTCGCGGGTACGGGAAACGTTTCTAACAGCaagttggaccaatcagagatgttgctgttacgcttaggattgtgggtagacggtagtgtagtttttctccataagatcgcgaataaaatatgtttttcttaaaacaaggttgatttcatacagacttctagGTTCTACAGGAGCAAAAACTTTCGTTTCACAACCTCgtagctcgtggtcagtctacctcagatggtttagacattatggctgataatctaaatccttatggagaaaggGACTGTTGACCGGAAGTTCTGATTCCCTACTCCGCGTTCTGGAAGTGTGACAGTGGCctattgacaagtgttaacttccttgaagacgggtactctgttgaagtttaaaactattggatcggcccagagccactctggatctgccataaccaatcgctaacgtttggtcgtgacgtcggcttagcatcgctagcgttcgccttagccaactacttcaccactaacggagcgagctggaaaatcaaacttctcccgaaccccgtggggagagggccacaacatcatggccaccaacaaaactcagcaaagatggttcttgctcgggctttaactcctggatattcggcagcgttgccacaacggaccgaatggcttcgctcgcatctttctccgccgccattacggaactgtaactcaaactagcgcacgaacctcaacgtcatcgttctcagccactccctctgttcaagaatataccgcaaacctaGACgacgtactgaaggaaaatgaaaattgagcggaagtacgtaggagggcggagccaggctacagCACAAGAACATAAAGAAATGAAAATTGCTGTCAGATGCAAAGAGTCAGTTAACATTGTATTCACAGTATACCCTTAGAAGCTGGTTCTTGTTGAAGTTGTTGAAGTCATATTTCCTTTGGCAGTCTTCCTTCAGCAGCAGATTGTAAAGGGAAATCCAGACCTGACCATCCAGTTTTGTCATCTTTAAACGGTCCTCAACAGGAATCTCCTGCCATCTGCCATTTATGTACTTTTCTACCTCACCTTCAGTGGGAGACAAAGAGTATGCAATTTAATGATGGTCACGTATTAGGCAAAATGTTCCATGCACAAATTTAAGGACAAATTTAATATGCAAGAAGTGGGATATACCTTCTTTACAGCGACTCCAAGGGCAGCAGTCAATCAGCTGAACCAGCACGCAAGGCATGTTATGGGTGCACAGCATGCGATTAATAACACTGatactgtaaagaaaaaaatagcattCTGTCAGCTGTAGATATGAAAGGATTGGTAAATTAACACATTGAAAGAAAACTAATCTGCAACtaatttactattttttttaaatttttatatatgattgtaaatttaatatatttggggtttagactgttggtcagacaaaacgaGCAATTAGAAGTTTTGTTTATCTTTGTTTTGAGAAAtcccaattttttttacaactgtCTCATGTAACAACatgttaaatacatttaaaaaaaaatatcaataatgatAGTTGTTGCAGCATAAGTCAGCTGCACTCTTAGTatctaaaaacataaataatgtaATGGTTTAGCTCGATGTGTAAATGCCTATAAGAATGGGAAGATTTCTCAGATTCTCTTCTGTAAGCTTCTAATCCCTAGACTTAATTGATGGTCCAGACACATTGGCGTACCTCTCGGTGTGATCAGTGATGTAGCGCAGCACTGAGAGAGCCTTCAGGGAGATTTCAAACTCCAGTGCAGCATTCTGCATCTGCAACTCCTTCACCAAGTGAAAAAGAATGCGTGACTAATCAGTTTAAGTAAAGAAGGACTCCTCTGCAGTAGtttaaacaataaaaccaacaaAGCACCATAAATCTCAGCTCTCAGTACCTCTATAGAGGAACCAACTGCTTTCCCTGTCAGGTTGTGTTGGTCAGTTGTTGCACCCTCCCTGATCGCTTTGCTGGCCAGCAGGGTGAGTTTGCGGTGGCAGTAATCAACCAAGTCAAGAACAGAGTCGTCAGCTGCCTCACATGAATCCtgcaaaatatacacacacctcTTTCAACATGTCACATACAGCTTAATTTATAACAATATTTATGGAGATAAAGAGTCTAAACTGCCTTGCCATGTGATCACATACATGCTTTAACACATAAAATATGGTGCAGATGAGTACAATGTAGGGGTATGTATTTGTGGACACACTGACCTTATGATACATGATCGTTTCAAGTAGGTTTATGACCGTGGCTTCATGGTGGATCTACAGTAAGAAGGAGCCATTAAAATACACACCAAATCAAGTGTGAGCGCTGCAAGCTGATCATCATTTTACATCTCATTTTACACTCACCACCATGTAGAGATGAAATGTGTTGTTGGGATTAAAGTCCTGCAGCTGACATAAAATGGGGAACACTTTGTGCTTCCACACCTCGACAAGGATCATTTCATGGACCAGAACAGGTATctagagagggggaggagagagaaaaaagatacTGTAGACAAAAGCTTGTTCTAATGTGTTCATCATGCTATCGTAATTTTAAGCAATATAAACAAGtagaaaagatttttttttcttagatttttgcagGACTTCTCTAAATGCCACCGACATTTCCACATGCAGAGAGGTAGCAGTCACCTTTCCAAATGACACCAGGAGCTCCTTGATGAACTCATCGTGCATGGCAGAAGCATTTAGTATCGCTTGCATGTTAAGTTTCTCAATGTACTCATGCTGTCTGAACCACCTgtcaacacacaaagacataatCACACATGAAGAAAAAGCGTTTAGGCTTTATGAACTATTTTATAAAACGTGCAGAATTCTTAGGTCGCCTGGCCAGCGGCAGGTCTGCTTACAAGTCAAAACTAACATGGACAAGCTGTCCGGATATGGCCAATAGATGCGAACGGTGTCCGACTATGGACACAGTTACGATAGCGgtcttgctaacgttagcatagaTGCAGGTTTTTAGCTGGTTAACGTTAATCTTACCTCTCTGAGCCCACTTCTTTGAGAGAGAACGTTTCCAGACTTTGAACAAACCCTTCTGCTTCGACAGGCAGAATTACAGACGTGTCCATTTCGTCAAAGGAACGACCGGTACTCAACAAGCTATCAagtaaaacaagaaaaataacGTCACTCTTCAGTAAGTTGTTTTGGAGTTAACTAGCTAGTGTTAGCGATACCCTTGGTTTTTCTGTGGTTGTCATGGTGACTGCAAACCAAGCACACCCAAAGCGCAGTTCCTCTCTGCCGCCAGAGAGGGGCGGTAtaccttaaaaaaaatcaaaaaacagCTAGATAGAGTATGAAAAACTATAAAATCAGCAATGATGGAGGACGTATCCAGAGCATAAAGAGCGATTCATCCATGATCCAGAGCTGCAGTTCCACACTGTAAAACGAATCCATTATAAGTATTACTAGCTAAATGTACTTATGTACTTCGAGTAACAAATGTAAAAGCACTCACTGTATAAGGGGCATTTTTACCGTTTAATAAAGTACTTGGTAATTTAATCTATAACAATGTATCATATTCTAtaagtttatatttttaaatcttGATTTGTAAAGCAACTATAGTAACTATAGCAATCAAATGTAGTGGTGTAAATTCCTCTGAATTGATGACATGATATACACTACGTTGTATCTTACACTAAACACTACTTATATTGCTGCACactatacatactatacatgctatttgTTTCCAAATATTTTTGTATAGTTTCTATTTTAGTTGTTGTAGCTCTGTTATATATTTCTGTTACTTTCTGTATATGtatctgtatttatttctgttgtttctGTTTTACTGCTGCAACAACCAATCAATACAGGTGTATCTTATCTTACACATCAGTGCAGTGgtaaagaaaaatgtatgtttcttattttagtttcaaagttaagattttttttccacagtcTGATAACATGAAATCTTCTGTATCCACTTGTTTCAGTTCTTCAATCTGACGCTATTTATTTATGGctagaaaatgacataaaatgtaaaatcaatctagatgtgtttaaaaaaaaaaaaaaaaaaacattttatacacTGGGATTTAAGAAACCATCACATTGGTGTTTTCTCGTTTATTAATCACAAATTCTCTTTTGgacattattaataaatatctCCTTCCTCACTTGACCC
Encoded proteins:
- the zmynd10 gene encoding zinc finger MYND domain-containing protein 10, with the protein product MDTSVILPVEAEGFVQSLETFSLKEVGSERWFRQHEYIEKLNMQAILNASAMHDEFIKELLVSFGKIPVLVHEMILVEVWKHKVFPILCQLQDFNPNNTFHLYMVIHHEATVINLLETIMYHKDSCEAADDSVLDLVDYCHRKLTLLASKAIREGATTDQHNLTGKAVGSSIEELQMQNAALEFEISLKALSVLRYITDHTESISVINRMLCTHNMPCVLVQLIDCCPWSRCKEGEVEKYINGRWQEIPVEDRLKMTKLDGQVWISLYNLLLKEDCQRKYDFNNFNKNQLLRIRGFLTEVLIDQLPNLVELQRYLAHLAVTDPAPPKKELILEQIPEMWNHIVRENSGRWKAIAKYQVKETFSPSESDLRLQAQRLAKMYNLDVMESLLPEKPKCGSCGKEATKRCSRCQGEWYCHRECQVKHWSKHKRACQLMAEATEKIQRDLHTNS